A section of the Benincasa hispida cultivar B227 unplaced genomic scaffold, ASM972705v1 Contig50_2, whole genome shotgun sequence genome encodes:
- the LOC120069591 gene encoding vegetative cell wall protein gp1-like, with product MASSTVLIVLTVALLLISAAANSPVPSPAPGPESPAWKWTPSNEPPSSPPMAEPPMTTSPPSPTISPPATPPEISPIPSSYAPTLPPKANPPTLSPTAQPPVVKSPSHAPSPAKTKAPAPAPSKMSPSPAKAPKSSKAPASSPPSPNGMMEPPAPSVAPAPSKKDNGGAANRFAIGGSVAVGLMIAALIA from the coding sequence ATGGCTTCCTCCACCGTTCTGATTGTTCTCACGGTGGCGCTCCTGCTGATCTCCGCCGCTGCCAACTCCCCAGTACCGTCTCCTGCGCCGGGCCCCGAATCACCGGCGTGGAAATGGACTCCCAGTAATGAGCCACCGTCCTCTCCACCGATGGCGGAACCGCCAATGACGACATCCCCACCTTCCCCGACAATCTCTCCGCCGGCTACCCCACCGGAGATCAGCCCCATCCCGTCATCCTATGCACCGACTTTGCCACCCAAAGCGAACCCACCCACATTGTCGCCGACTGCTCAACCACCGGTAGTGAAGAGTCCCAGTCATGCACCATCGCCGGCAAAAACGAAAGCACCTGCTCCGGCTCCGTCGAAAATGAGTCCATCGCCGGCCAAGGCACCGAAATCGTCTAAAGCTCCAGCAAGCAGTCCTCCGTCACCAAATGGAATGATGGAGCCACCGGCGCCATCCGTAGCTCCGGCACCATCGAAGAAGGATAACGGTGGCGCTGCAAACAGATTCGCCATTGGTGGGTCGGTTGCAGTTGGATTAATGATTGCGGCTTTAATCGCTTAA